Within the Chitinivorax sp. B genome, the region TATCGTCATCGTGCCGCACCCCTGGCCCTGCCTCAATCGACGCTGGTTGTCAGTGCTGGTGGCACAACGGCCAACGCGGGGAATTTGTGTGCGCACGCGGCAAACTGCCCAGCATGACCACATCGCCCCTTTCCCCATTCGACTTTGACCCCCGCCGCCACGCACGGGCGCTGTACTGGCAGGGCTGGCGCATTGCGCGCATTGCCCAGCAACTGGGTGTGAAACCCGCCACCGTGCACAGCTGGAAACGGCGCGATGGTTGGCACGACACCGACCCCACCGAACGGATTGCGGTGGCCATCGAAACCCGGCTGCAGCAGTTGATTGCCAAAGACACCAAGGAGGGACGCGACTACAAAGAAATCGACCTGCTCGGCCGACAGCTGGAACGACTGGCGCGGGTCGGCAAGTACCAACAGACCGGCAAGGCAACCGACCTGAACCCGAAGCTGACTAACCGCAACGCCAACCCCAAACGGCCGCCCAGCAAAAACGCCATCAGTGAGGCGCAACACCAGACCTTGCGCGATGCGTTCTTTGACAGTCTGTTTGACTACCAGCGCACGTGGTACCGCGCCGGGCAAACCGAACGAATCCGCAATCTGCTAAAGAGCCGGCAGATCGGCGCCACCTACTACTTTGCGCGGGAAGCGCTGCTGGATGCATTGGACACCGGCCGCAATCAGATTTTTCTGTCGGCGTCCAAAGCCCAGGCGTTCCAGTTTCGTAGCTATATCGTGGACTTCGCCAAGGTGGCGGACATCGAGCTGAAAGGCGAGGTGATCAAGCTGCCGAACGAGGCGGAACTGATCTTCTTGGGCACCAACAGCCGCACCGCGCAGAGCTATCACGGCAATCTGTATCTGGATGAGTATTTCTGGATTCCGCGCTACCAGGAACTGCGCAAGGTGGCGTCGGGGATGGCGTCGCAGAAGCGCTGGCGGCAGACCTATTTCAGTACGCCCAGTGCGCTGTCGCATGAGGCGTATCCGTTCTGGTCGGGTGCACTCTATAACCGAGGCCGCGCCAAGGCGGAGCAGATCCGGCTCGACATCAGCCATGCCGCCTTAGCGGCGGGTCGCCGTTGTGAAGATGGCCAATGGCGGCAGATCGTTACGATTGAGGATGCACTCAGACATGGTTGCGATCTGTTCGACCTCGATCAACTAAAACGGGAATACAGCCCGGATGAATTCGCCCAGTTGTTCCAGTGCCAGTTCATCGATGATGGCAACAGCGTGTTCAGTTTCACTGCGCTGCAGCGCTGTATGGTGGATAGCTGGGAGCTGTGGACCGACTGGAAGCCGTTCAGCCTGCGCCCATTCGGGCAGCGCGAAGTGTGGTTGGGGTATGACCCGAATGGCGGCACGGATAAAGGCGATAGCGCTGGGTTGGTGATCGTGGCACCGCCTGCGGTACCGGGTGGACCGTTCCGGATTCTGGAACGGCACCAGTTCAAGGGCGCGGACTACGAAGCGCAAGCCGACTTTATCCGCCAGAGCTGCCAACGCTTCAACGTCACCTATCTGGGCATGGATACCACCAGCATCGGTTCGGCGGTGTATCAACTGGTCAAGCAGTTCCGCCCGGATACGGTCGCATTCAGCTACAACGTGGAACTCAAAACCAAGCTGGTGTTGAAAGCACTGAACATCATTCAGAACGGTCGCCTGCAGTTCGATGCCGGCCATACCGATATCCCAGCCTCATTCATGGCGATCAAGAAGACCCTGACCGCCAGCGGTCGCCAAGCCACCTATGTGGCCGGTCGTTCAGAAGACGTGAGCCATGCCGATCTGGCCTGGGCCACCATGCACGCCCTGTTCAACGAGCCCTTGGAAGGCGCGACCGCCACCAATGGCAGTATTTTGGAGATTTATTGAGATGGCACGCGCCAAACGCAATACCCGCACCACTTCACCGAGTCACCCCACCCCCGCAGCACTGCCGGCCCCCATCGAGGCGTTCAGCTTTGGCGACCCAATGCCGGTACTGGATCGACGTGAAATCTTGGACTATCTGGAATGCGGCCATGCCGGTCAATGGTACGAGCCGCCGATCAGTTGGGAAGGCTTGGCCCGTAGCTGGCGGGCTTCGGTCCATCACTCCAGCGCATTGGCGGTGAAACGCAATGTGCTGGTCAGTACCTACCAGCCGCACCCGTGGTTGAGCCGCTCGGCGTTTCAGCAATTGGTGCAGGATTTTCTGATCTTTGGCAATCTGTATCTGGAAAAACAGTGCAATCGGCTGGGCGGGGTGATCAAGCTGGACCCGGCCCCGGCCAAGTTCGTACGGCGTGGGGTGGAACTGGATCAGTATTGGTGGGTACCCAGTGTCCAACAAGCCACACAACTAGGCGACGTGTTCCACCTGCTGGAGCCGGATATCAATCAGGAAGTGTATGGGCTGCCAGAATACCTGGCGGCGCTGAACAGCGCCTGGCTCAACGAAAGCGCCACGTTGTTTCGGCGCAAATACTATCTGAACGGCTCGCATGCCGGCTTCATCCTGTACATGACCGATGCCGCGCAGAACCCAGCCGACGTGGATGCGCTGCGCACTGCCTTGAAAGACAGCAAAGGCCCCGGCAACTTCCGCAACCTGTTCATGTACGCGCCCAACGGCAAGAAAGACGGTATCCAGATCATGCCCATCAGCGAAGTGGCGGCCAAGGATGAGTTCTTCAACATCAAGAACGTGACCCGCGACGATGTATTGGCGGCGCACCGGGTACCGCCGCAGCTGATGGGAATTGTGCCGAACAATACTGGCGGCTTTGGCGATGCCGGCAAGGCGGCGCAGGTGTTCTATGAGAATGAGATTGTGCCGTTGCAGGCGCGGTTACAGGAGTTGAATGACTGGTTGGGGGAAACGGTGGTGAGTTTTGGGGCCTACCGGCTGGCCATCCCAGAAACGGCCCATGACGGTCGTTGATCAACCCAAGCCGGGTAGCACTGCTACCCCTCCTTACGACGTCCTACACGCTAACCACCTGACGGCGAAAGCACCGCGACATCCATTCATGCTGACGCAGAAAAGATCAGACAGCGCAGTAACGGCGCCTGCCCGTGATGTAGACGGCTTTGAATCCGGCCGCTTCGTAGATAACGGGGATCGTACCGCAGCGCGGTTTCAATGGCATCACGCGTTTTGGCTTTGTCCAGTTCCGGCCAACCTAGGCCGTACTGTCTCGCCAGCTGGCTCAGGTAGGGCAAGCTGACTGCAATTTCAGCGCGGTTTGCACTGTGATTGACCTTCGCCAGCTCCACATCGTCCACCAGCTCCCAAAATTCACGGCGATATACTGCGGCCAAATCAGGGGGACAGGGAAAGCGTATGCTCAGCGGTGCCGGTTGATTCAATAAGGTGTTGTAGCTGGTCAATGCATCGAAGTGTTGCTGCCATTCGCCCGGTGTCGCTGCCTTGGCTAACTTGACGGCCGTTTGCTCGGCAAGCTTGGCAATCAGACGGATATCCGTTGCACGTAGGGTGCCCTGTTGTGTACGTTCACCCAATAGGAACGGTGGCTGGATTTGGCGTATCGTGCGTTCCTGCTCGATAAAATAGCGACGAATCTTACGGCCAATGTCGGTACGCTCGACCAAGGATAACTCGATTGCCATGCGTAGTGTGAGGTGGTATTTGGTAATCGGCCGCCCACCTTTTCGTAGACCAGGCGCGTTCCCCAGATTCGCGGTAACTTGCTTATCGTTGACACAGGCATCCAAATAATAGTCTTCACCTTCGAAGAAGCCGTATTCATCGATACGTTGATGTATCCAACTACCAAAGCGTGTTTGTACTTGCAATTGAGCATGCAACAGACGGGCATCGACCAACAAGCCGCCGTGCTTGATGCTGTTAACGGTATAAACAGGTATCAGTTCATTCATGGGGCTGGAGCTTAGATGCTGCACTTTTCGCAGTCAATATCGTTGGCTCAACCTCAGCGCGCGCGCTCGTGACCCCGCCACGCCCGCGCGCTAAAGGGGTGGCTTTTTATGCAGCTGTATGATTGCCGGGGAAGGCCGCCAGCTATGGCGCTTCAAACGATTTGTCGGCCCACGCAAACCTTGCGTTTTCATGCAGTCTACATATGCAGTTGCGCACGTTCGGCATCTAGCTTTGTATTACTTTAATTGGACTGGCATTGCGACGTGGCTTTCTGGCCCGTTCTGGTGATGGTAGGTCAACGCCTCCAATATTAACGTCCTCGCCTGCTATCCACGCACCTGACTTACGATCTACTCGCAACATTCTCGTTGTACCAACCTTCGAAATCAAAAGAATATCCATGACTTTTTCAGGACTAGTCTGATGTGGCATTACTCCAAATTGGAATACAACAATCTTTTCGAAATTGTCATATACTAGTTTACGTAATTTCATCCTCGCTTCGTAATCTAGCTCTAATGCATCGGCAACAAGTGCCTTCCAAGTATTGGCAATCTCGGGAATGTTCTTGCTTCCAAGCCTTGCAAGCTTTTGGTTAAGTATTTGTAATTCAGCCTGACTTTCTAATATTTTCGATTCTAATTCCTGAGCCTTACGAATGAAAGCAACCGGCGAATTATCCTCAGCCGCAAGCAAAGCATCCGTTACTCTCTTCAGCTGCAATTCCAACTTTTTCAAATCACTGTTTTTTGAATTAATTTCAGCCTTACACCGCTCAGCTTCTCCATCCCCTTTCAACAGTTGCGACAAATTAAACTTATCAGAACAATAATTCAATACCGCTCTTTCAAGCGGCCCAATGCTGAAAGTACCCGGATGCGGGCATTTGTTAGCAACATACTCACCCGAACACATTGCTCGCCTCAAATAGTCTCGCGGCTTTCCATCTGCCAGCTTTCCGCCTCGAATGTTCTGACCTACTACAGCTTTTCCACAATAGCCACACATCAAAACACCGACCCCAGTAAGCACTGCAGGTATTTCCCCTTTAATCTGCTTTCGGTGACGTGATGCCATTACACTCTGCAGCTCATTAAACTCATCATCGGATATGACTCTTGGATAGTACCCCTCCAAACAATATTCAATACCTTCGATGTTTAATACGTTTACCCCGATTAAGTCTTTTCTACCCAATACTTTCCGCAGTGATGTTTTCGAAACACCAACGTCAGTAATCTGCAGCCCAAGCGCACTTAATTTATGTGTAATGGCCTCATGCCCATACCCTTCAATTAGTAGCTTGATTGCAATTTTTATCGCCTCAACACGTTCAGGAATAACTTCAAACTTTTTATCTACCACTCTTAGCCATTGCGGGTATCGACCACCACGCACTATTCCACGGTATTGCCCAGCAATCCATTGTTGGCATTGTCGGTGCATTGAAGCTTTGGCTCGTTTACTTTTTGTATCTGACTCCTCATGTGCACGGATCATCACCAAAAGACTGTAAACCAAGTCCATAGGTTGAACCTTCAACCGCTCCCTATTGTATTCACGGCCATCCGATGCAGTTACAACTGTGATACCGGCATTGATGATCTGGGCCAGTTGTGCCTGCGCTTGTATAGGCTCTGCTCTACTCAAACGATCCAATCCTTCCACTACCAAGATTGAACCAGCTGGAATTTGTCCATCTTCAACAGCTCGCAGGAAGCTTCCAAGAGCCCCTAATCTAACGTGAGCTTGATGATAGGCGGACAAGCCTTCATCCTTTAACGATAGGCTCTCATCAAGTGTCAGCCCTCTATCAGCAGCCCATCGCTGGGCATAAGTAGTTTGCCTATCCGAACTCCCCCCAAGCGCCTGCTTTGCCGAAGAAAACCGCAAATAACTGTAAACAAATGGTTTTTCCATAAATCCATCAAATCCATACTGAACAACATACAGTATATATGATGAACCCTATGGCCATTTGAATAACACTTGCTACTTCCGATATATGGAGCAAGCCCGTATCGATTGGCTGGACAGTATTGATTGCAGTCTGAATCCCGACGATATGGGTCCTGTCATTGCTCACATCAGTTGTGACTTCAAAAAGGAACTCGTCTATCCAGCCACGATCCAGCTATTGACCTTTGTCACCCATGTAGGCAAAAGCAGCCTAAAGTTGGATCATGAATTCCGGATTGATGGTGATGAAACTGTGTACGCTACAGGTCATGTTGTCTTGGTATGGGTGGATTATGGGAAAGGTGGTAGTACTCAATTGCCTGAGAAGGTGCTGAATCATACCAAATATAGATTAGACTAAATATAATCGAAGCAATTAATAAAAGGGTGGCAATGCCACCCTTTTATTTCAATACAACAAATTCATTATTTAAGTGCAACCATATCCTTACGCATTGCCACTGGCACATCTTCCAGCAAGACAATGTTCAATGTACGACCGCCGTCCATTGTTACTTTTGCTGCATCTTGGTCCAATGTCGCATCAATCTTCTCTGGTGTTAGTTTCCACATTGCACCAGTTAAAGGATCAACCACCAGAAAACCAATCAGGCCTCCAAACAGGATATTTCCGATATACCAACCATTCATGCTACTACGCAATTCAATAGTTTGTGACTTGTAACCTGTTTTGGTCAATTCAATTGAATAAGATTTGGCTTTGAAATAGCCAGCGCCTCGTGCCAGCGAAATCGTGGTAGGCGTCTCGGCCTTATGTACTTTACTACCAGCTTCATCTGTCACGACCACAGTCGCACCTTCCGGTGTCGATTTCACTTCAACTACACTGCTACCGCCATCAATAATTGAAGCGCATCCAGTCAGGATCGCGAAATTGGCCGCCATTGCCATAGTGGTGATTTTTTTCATGTGCTTCTTATCCCTGTCTCAAAACTTATCGCCAAAAAGGCGCGGGATTTCATCACATCACAGAACAATTCGTCAATACGAATATACTGAACATCTAATCATCCAGATTGAATTGAAAACGCTTCAATTGACGTCAAGAAACGCTCAAAACCTTGGAATGAGTGATCTCCTCTCTCCTCAATAGTCAAACGTGCGCCATACAATCTCTCAACCGCCAAACGATAATCCAGCACTTCATCGCCAGTCTGCACCATTAACCAGTATCGATCCAGCCGAGTAGGCTGCATCACTTCCATGGCTTTCAACTCGTTGATGTGTGCAGTTGTTAGCGTAAATGCCTCGCCAGTATATGGGCTGATTTGTGGCCCAAGAAAACGATTGAGGTCTTCATAGGGTCGAATGGCAGGGTTAACCAGAACAGCCTTACAATTGAATTTTTCCGCCAGATTGAGTGCATAGTATCCACCCAGCGAACTACCAATCAAGCAGGGTGGATCAACAAAGTTGCTGAGCAAGTTTTCTAATTGGGTGATAGCTTGTGCAGGATAGGGAGATAACTTAGGACAGATGAACTGATCAGCTTTACCTCGGTCTGACATAAACTGTCTCAGTTGAGAAGCCTTATGCGAACTTGGGCCAGACATAAAACCATGTAAATAGACAATCATGCGTGTGAATGTCCTTTATCAGTATTGGCACTAGGTTGATACAGTGGATTATCCGGATCCAACTTACGGCCTGCACGGGCAATTTTGTCCCATAGAATTAGTCTGCTGTGGATCAAAGCAGGATAAACATCGCGAGCAACTCGCTCAAATTCATCACGATTCTTCAATTTCGCATAACAACGCAAAAGCAATAGCTTGGCATTGATATTACGCGGATCACGCACCAAAGCCTCCAGTAAAAGCTGGACAGCTTCTGAATGCCGCTTGTAGTGCAGAAGAATCTCTGCTTCTGCAACGAGATCAAGTTTGGTGAGTGGGCCGTATCGCTCATTCCAGATACGGCGGCGTTTGACTAACCAAAATATGATGCACAATACAAGCACCGCACAGCCTGCCCATAGTATGCTGCTATTGATTTCCATGACATCCTCCACTGCCTTCGCCCATTTCAGGCGAAGCTATCCGCATTCGCGTCGATCAAGCATCTAGCGAGGGCCGGGGCAGCGCTGGCGTGCGAGACAAACTGACCAACAATCTTACTTATTTCAGTATTTGCTAAAGGATGAAACAGGCCGGTTGGCATGTCAAATTCACTCATCCGAATTAGCAGATAACATTTCGCCTTTGTCATATCGAAGTCGCACATGGGAGCCCATCTCGGCCCATGCTAAGATTGAGAACTTTCATTCATTTGCAACAAGCCAGAGTCGCCGCCATGCCCGTGAACCGTACCACTGAATTGAAACGCCTGCTCGCTGACCGCATCCTGATTCTTGATGGGGGCATGGGTACCATGATTCAGCGTTACCAATTGGATGAAGCGGCTTATCGCGGCGAACGATTCAAGGATTGGCCTTCCGATCTGAAAGGCAATAATGATCTGTTGGTGCTGACCCAGCCGCAGATCATCAGCGACATCCACCAGGCTTATCTGGATGCTGGTGCCGATATCATCGAAACCAATTCCTTCA harbors:
- a CDS encoding terminase ATPase subunit family protein — translated: MTTSPLSPFDFDPRRHARALYWQGWRIARIAQQLGVKPATVHSWKRRDGWHDTDPTERIAVAIETRLQQLIAKDTKEGRDYKEIDLLGRQLERLARVGKYQQTGKATDLNPKLTNRNANPKRPPSKNAISEAQHQTLRDAFFDSLFDYQRTWYRAGQTERIRNLLKSRQIGATYYFAREALLDALDTGRNQIFLSASKAQAFQFRSYIVDFAKVADIELKGEVIKLPNEAELIFLGTNSRTAQSYHGNLYLDEYFWIPRYQELRKVASGMASQKRWRQTYFSTPSALSHEAYPFWSGALYNRGRAKAEQIRLDISHAALAAGRRCEDGQWRQIVTIEDALRHGCDLFDLDQLKREYSPDEFAQLFQCQFIDDGNSVFSFTALQRCMVDSWELWTDWKPFSLRPFGQREVWLGYDPNGGTDKGDSAGLVIVAPPAVPGGPFRILERHQFKGADYEAQADFIRQSCQRFNVTYLGMDTTSIGSAVYQLVKQFRPDTVAFSYNVELKTKLVLKALNIIQNGRLQFDAGHTDIPASFMAIKKTLTASGRQATYVAGRSEDVSHADLAWATMHALFNEPLEGATATNGSILEIY
- a CDS encoding phage portal protein codes for the protein MARAKRNTRTTSPSHPTPAALPAPIEAFSFGDPMPVLDRREILDYLECGHAGQWYEPPISWEGLARSWRASVHHSSALAVKRNVLVSTYQPHPWLSRSAFQQLVQDFLIFGNLYLEKQCNRLGGVIKLDPAPAKFVRRGVELDQYWWVPSVQQATQLGDVFHLLEPDINQEVYGLPEYLAALNSAWLNESATLFRRKYYLNGSHAGFILYMTDAAQNPADVDALRTALKDSKGPGNFRNLFMYAPNGKKDGIQIMPISEVAAKDEFFNIKNVTRDDVLAAHRVPPQLMGIVPNNTGGFGDAGKAAQVFYENEIVPLQARLQELNDWLGETVVSFGAYRLAIPETAHDGR
- a CDS encoding antA/AntB antirepressor family protein, with product MNELIPVYTVNSIKHGGLLVDARLLHAQLQVQTRFGSWIHQRIDEYGFFEGEDYYLDACVNDKQVTANLGNAPGLRKGGRPITKYHLTLRMAIELSLVERTDIGRKIRRYFIEQERTIRQIQPPFLLGERTQQGTLRATDIRLIAKLAEQTAVKLAKAATPGEWQQHFDALTSYNTLLNQPAPLSIRFPCPPDLAAVYRREFWELVDDVELAKVNHSANRAEIAVSLPYLSQLARQYGLGWPELDKAKTRDAIETALRYDPRYLRSGRIQSRLHHGQAPLLRCLIFSASA
- a CDS encoding recombinase family protein, with amino-acid sequence MEKPFVYSYLRFSSAKQALGGSSDRQTTYAQRWAADRGLTLDESLSLKDEGLSAYHQAHVRLGALGSFLRAVEDGQIPAGSILVVEGLDRLSRAEPIQAQAQLAQIINAGITVVTASDGREYNRERLKVQPMDLVYSLLVMIRAHEESDTKSKRAKASMHRQCQQWIAGQYRGIVRGGRYPQWLRVVDKKFEVIPERVEAIKIAIKLLIEGYGHEAITHKLSALGLQITDVGVSKTSLRKVLGRKDLIGVNVLNIEGIEYCLEGYYPRVISDDEFNELQSVMASRHRKQIKGEIPAVLTGVGVLMCGYCGKAVVGQNIRGGKLADGKPRDYLRRAMCSGEYVANKCPHPGTFSIGPLERAVLNYCSDKFNLSQLLKGDGEAERCKAEINSKNSDLKKLELQLKRVTDALLAAEDNSPVAFIRKAQELESKILESQAELQILNQKLARLGSKNIPEIANTWKALVADALELDYEARMKLRKLVYDNFEKIVVFQFGVMPHQTSPEKVMDILLISKVGTTRMLRVDRKSGAWIAGEDVNIGGVDLPSPERARKPRRNASPIKVIQS
- a CDS encoding YqiA/YcfP family alpha/beta fold hydrolase → MIVYLHGFMSGPSSHKASQLRQFMSDRGKADQFICPKLSPYPAQAITQLENLLSNFVDPPCLIGSSLGGYYALNLAEKFNCKAVLVNPAIRPYEDLNRFLGPQISPYTGEAFTLTTAHINELKAMEVMQPTRLDRYWLMVQTGDEVLDYRLAVERLYGARLTIEERGDHSFQGFERFLTSIEAFSIQSG
- a CDS encoding tetratricopeptide repeat protein, which translates into the protein MEINSSILWAGCAVLVLCIIFWLVKRRRIWNERYGPLTKLDLVAEAEILLHYKRHSEAVQLLLEALVRDPRNINAKLLLLRCYAKLKNRDEFERVARDVYPALIHSRLILWDKIARAGRKLDPDNPLYQPSANTDKGHSHA